TTGCCATGCGCGACAGCCTGCTGGCGCCGGACGACTGGATGCTCGCCTCCACGCGCAGCGAGCTGGCGCGTTGCCTGGTCGAGGTGGGGAAGAATGCCGAGGCCGTGCCGCTGCTCGAGGAAGCGATCAAGGGGCTCGACGCGCACGAGTTCACGGCCGACCTGGCGGCGGAGGCGCGGAAGATGCTGGCGAGGGCGCGGCGGGGGTGAGCGGGCAGAGTCACCCGTCCCCGGTCAGCGCCTCGAGGCCCCGCCGCCGCGGGGGGGGGGGCCCCCCCCCCCCCCGGGGGGGCCGGGCCGGGGGGGTTTCGGGGCCCCCCCCCCCCCCCCCGTTTTTTTTTCTTCCCCCCCCCCCCGCCGGGGGGGGGGGGGGGCGGGGGGGGCCGCGGGGCGGGTTTGCCCGCCCGCGGGGGCGGCCGCCCGCCGGGGCCGGCGGGGGCCCCCCGGGGGCGGGGGGCCGCCGCGGGGCCGGGGGGGGGGCGCCGCCCCGGGCGCCCGGGGGGGGGGGGGGGGCCCGCCGGGGCGGGGGCCGGGGGGGGCCGGGCCGGGTCCGCCCCCCCCCCCGCCCCCCGGGGGGGTTCGGCGGGGGGGGGGGGCCCCCCCGGGCCGGGGGGGGGCCCCGGGGGGGGGGGGCTCGCGGCCGGTCCCCCCCCGCCGGGGGCGGCCCGCCCCCCGGCGGGCCCCGCCCCCGGGGGGCGGGGGGGGGGGGCGGGGGGCGGCGGCGGCCCCCCCGGGCCCGGGTTGGGGGGGGGGGCCCCCTTCCCCCCCCCCCCCCGCGCCCCCGGGGGGGCGGCGGGTCCCCCCCGCCGGGGGGGCCCGGCGGGCCCCCGGGGGGGGGGGGGCCGCCTCCGGGGCGGGGGGGGGCCCGGCGGGGCCGGGGGCCGGGGGGGGGCCGGGCCCGGGGGGCGGCCGGCCCCCCCGGGCCCCGGGCCCCCCCGGGGGCCCCCCCGCGGCCGGGGCGGGGGGGGGGGGGGGGGCCCCCCGGGGCCCGCCGGCTTTCCCGTCCGGGGGGGGGGGGGCCGGGGGGCGGCCGGGGGCCCCGGGGCCGGCGGCCCGGGGGGGGGGGCCGGCGGGGGGCTTCCCCCCCGGGGGCCCCCCCCGGGTTTTTTCCCTCCTGGTTTTTTTTTTTTTTTTTTTTTCTTTTTTCCGGGCCGGGCCCGCCCGTCCCCGGGGGGGGGGGGGGGGGCCCCCGGGGGGGGGCCCCCCCCCCCCCCCCCCGGGGGGGGGGGGGGGCCCCCCCCGGCCCCCCGGCCCCCCCCCGCGGCGGGGCCCCCCGGGCCGGGGGGGTCGGGGGCCCCGCCCCGCGGGGCCGGGGCCCCCCGCCCGCCCCCCCCCGGCGGGGCCCGCCCCCCCCCCCCCCCCCCCCCCCCCGGGCGGGGGGGCGGCCCCCACCCCCCCCCCCCCCCCCCCCCCCCCCCCCCCCCCCGCCCCCCCCCCCCCCCCCCCCCCCCCCCCCCTTTTCCCCCCGGCCCCCCCGGCCCCCCCCCCCCCCCCCGGCCCCCCCCCCCCCCCCCGCCTTTTTTGGCCGGGCCCCCCCCCCCCCCCCCCCCCCCCCCCCCCCCCCCCCCCCCCCCCCCCCCCCCCCCCCCCCCCCCCCCCCCCCCCCCCCCCCCCCCCCCCCCCCCCCCCCCCCCCCCCCCCCCCCCCCCCCCCCCCCCCCCCCCCCCCCCCCCTCCCCCCGCCCCCCCCCCCCCCCCCCCCCCCCCCCCCCCCCCCCCCCCCCCCCCCCCCCCCCCCCCCCCCCCCCCCCCCCCCCCCCCGTGGGCCGGGGGCCCCCCCCCCCCCCCCCCCCCCCCCCATCCCCCCCCCCCCCCCCCCCCCCCCCCCCCCGGGGTTCCCCCCCCCCCCGCCCCCCCCCCCCCCGCCCCCCCCCCCCCCCCCCCCCCTTTCCCCCCCCCCCCCCCCCCCCCCCCCCCTTCCCCCCCCCCCCCCCGCCCCCCCCCCTTTCCCCGCGACCCCCCCCCGTCCCCCACCCCCCCCCCCCCCCCCCCCCCCCCCGGGCCCGGGGCCCCCCCCCCCCCCCCCCCCCCCCCCCCTTGGGCGCCGGCGGCCGGGGCGGCCCCCCCCCCCCCCCCCCCCCCCCCCCCCCCCCCCCCCCCCCCCGGCCCCCCCCCCCGTCCCCCTTTCCCCCCCCCCCCCCCCCCCCGGCCCGGGTCCTCCCCCGCCCCGCCCCCCCCCCCCCCCCCCCCCCCCGCCGGGACCCCCCCCCCCCCCCCGGGGCGGGGCCCCCCCGCCCCTTTCCCGCGCCCCCCGGTCCCGCCGCCCGGGCCCCCTTTCCCCCGGGCCCCCCCCCGGGGCCCCCCCCCCCCCCCCCTGTTCTCGGTGCTGACTTGCGCCGGCGCAAGTCGCCAATCTGCTGTTGCGAAACCGCGTTCCGCGAACCGGACGATGCTCACTCGAACCAGTGCCACGGCCACCAGCGCGAACTGAACCGTTCGCCACGCCACCGGCGGGCGTCCTCCGGCTCCATGCTGAACCACGCCAGCCCGAGCTGATGCTTCCGCACATCCAGCCGCGGGTCGAAGTCCGTCCAGATGAGGGAAAGCCGCTTGCGGCCCTCGACGCTCCATTCCTCACGCGGCGGATACGTGCCCATCGACCAGGGGTCGTACTCGCCCTCGTACCACACCAGATCGTCGACCGTCAGGCCGTCCTCGAGAATCACGTGCGCGGTCAGCCTTCCGATGGTGCCCTGCCAGGGGCCGCCGGTCAAGGTGAGGTACTGGAAGTGGGAGCCGACCATGCCCTGGTGGCCGTTGCGCGCGCGATAGGAGCGCTCGAGCGTGACCCGGCTCTTCGGCGGGATCACCAGTTCCACGACGTACCAGCGGACGCGCACGCCGGTGACCGTATCGGCCGCGACCCAGCCCCACGGAGCTTCGTCCGTCGATGCCACGAAGCCGAACCGCAGGCTCGAAGCCACGGGCTTGCCGTCGATCCTGGTCCTCATGTCCGCGATCGGCGAGCTGTGAAGCTGACGCCGGTCGAACTCCTCGACCTCCCAGTCGTGGAGACGATAGGGTTGCACCTCGGGGTAGACGCCCTCGACCGAGTCGTCCGGGAATCCTGAAAGCTGCCTGACCGTCGAGTCGGCGCTGGTGTTCTCGAACACGAACCGCGCGTGCACGCGCGTCTGCCACTTGCCGAAATGGAACGTGAGTTCCTCCTCGACCATGCGGATCAGGCTCTCACGACCGTCGCGGATGTCCAGCGGCTCGGGGCCGTGAGCGCCGGGGTTCAGGGAGGAGTCGTTGGCCAGGGCGGGCATGGCGGGCGCAAACAGCAACAGAACCGGCAGAGTGAGACGGGCGTGGATCCTTGCCATGCTCACTCCTCCAGCATCGCCGCCAGGGTACCCGACTTGCGCGCGCTGATCAGCGGCGTCAGCGCGGCGCAGCCGGTCAGCTTGCCGCCCGTGGCCGCCAGTCGCGCCTGCGCGTCCAGCGCGAACTCCATGCCGGCCAGCCGCGCCGCGGCGGGGCCGGCTCCCGGTTCGTCCATCTTGTGCAGTCCGCAGCCGATGATGTACATGATCTCGACGTAGTCCTCGCACTCGCAGTCGCCGTCCTTCATCGCCAGCGCCAGGTGGCCGGTGTCCACCGGGGCCTGGAGGTAGGGGTTGTGGGTGATCCAGCTCACCACATGCACCCCCATCGCCACCCTCAGGTCGTCCGGCGGATAGAGGGAATCATCGGCAAGCCACTGCGCCATGCGACGAACCACCGGCTCCGCCTGCCGGAAGTCGTCGGCGGAAGTCCAGCCGGCGTCCAGGTAACGGAGCGCCAGCATGCCGGCGAAGTCGGCAAGTGCTCTCTGCGCCTCCATGGGGTCGTCCGCCTCGGCGGGATGCGTGTAGCGCTCCCTGACGAAGGACCCGTCCAGGACGGTGAGGAAGATGTGTGCCGTGACATGGTAGGCGGGTTCCGTTGACGTCTCCGCCACCTCGACGTCGTACGTCGCCCGCAGGAACTCCATCTCGCGCCACGGCAACTGGACCGTGACCTGGCTGCTGTCGCGGATCGCGGCCGTCCTGTAGACCCCTTGGCGCACGCCGAACTCGAGATCGCGACACGACTGTGCGAAGGCGTCGCGCACGATTCCTGCCGTGAGGTCCGCGGGAATTTTGGTGAGATCGCGATCATAGGACGTGATCGTGGCAACGCGATCGTCGCCCCGGTAGATCGCCGTCACGCCGTGGGTGGTGGCCGCGTGGACGCGCTTTTCCACGTAAAACAGGCTTCCCAGGATATCAGGGAACTTTGCGGTGTCCCACCGACGCTGCGACGCCTGACCGTTGGCAGGGACAGGGAAGCCGACGGTCAGGAGCGCCGAGCGCCAGGATCAGGAAACCCGTGCGACCTGTGTTGGAGACGCGCATCAGAACCTGCCTTTCGAACCTCTACCGCCGCCTGACCCCCAGCACGATCGGGATCGGCCACGCCGTGACGTTGCCCTCGTCCTGCCGCACCCCGGTCTCGTAGCTGCCCACCAGTTCGCGCTCGACCTCGCCCACGCGCACGAACATCTGCGCCGGCGGCCCGCCGTCCAGGTGCTGCGCGGCCACGACGCCGATCCCCAGCCCCAGCAGCGCCTCGTTGAAGTCGTGCATCGTCAGCGGGGCGCGACAGAACACGAAGAGGATGCGGCCCTGCGCGTCCTCGGCCAGGGCGGCCTCGCTCCAGCGGCGGTCCTGTCGCTGCCAGCGATTGTCGCCGGGGCGCTTGATCAGCCGCAGGTTCTGCACCACCGAGCCGTAGTCCCGGCGGATGCCGGCCAGCGTGACGCCGGGCTCGTCCAGGTCGAAGATCCGGAACGGCGCCCGTCCGCGGCCGTCGAAGGGATGGAACGCGGCCACGGACTGGTAGTCGCTGACGACCTCGCACAACACGCGCCCCCGCACCGCCGCGAACCCGACGTGCGTGCGGAAGTCGACAGAGAACATGCCGGCGTTGATGGCGGCCACCAGATCATGCTGTTCGCACCATTGGCGGGCGGTCATGAGGTCGGGGGCGTCGACATCGTCCACGCTGAGCAGTTCGAGCGACCATCGCGCGGCATCCACGCGCAGGATGGTGAGCGCAGCCTTGGCCTGACCGGGTGCAGCGCGTGGGATTGCGAACTCGCCGGAGGTCAAGGCCGGGCGCGAGCGTGGTCCAGGATGCCCGGGACGGGGCGGCAACCAGGGCCAGTGTCACGGCGATCATGACGGCATGGGGGATCGTCTGCTTCATCAAGACCCCCGCTCCCGGGCCGGCGTCCCGCACATGAACGGAAGCCGGGTCCACCCGCATCGTGCTCGCCCAACACGAGGCTGGCTTTCCCGGCTCCCGAGGCCTGCGCCAGGCGCGCCGGCGCGCCCTCCTGGCATCCCCCGACACGGCATAACCATACCACCGCAGCGGCCGGCGATCACTGCGGGCGGGCGATGGGCGGGGTGCGGGAACGGCATCCGGCGTGTCGGGGAGCCTTGCTGCGCGGCGTTCCGGCCGGGCCATCGGACAAGCCATTGTCGCCAAGC
This genomic window from bacterium contains:
- a CDS encoding phosphodiester glycosidase family protein, encoding MDAARWSLELLSVDDVDAPDLMTARQWCEQHDLVAAINAGMFSVDFRTHVGFAAVRGRVLCEVVSDYQSVAAFHPFDGRGRAPFRIFDLDEPGVTLAGIRRDYGSVVQNLRLIKRPGDNRWQRQDRRWSEAALAEDAQGRILFVFCRAPLTMHDFNEALLGLGIGVVAAQHLDGGPPAQMFVRVGEVERELVGSYETGVRQDEGNVTAWPIPIVLGVRRR